A genomic window from Streptomyces brevispora includes:
- a CDS encoding glycosyl hydrolase family 28-related protein, producing MIPGGRRRACTPRTGSTSAATPAVTRAALDPALVAGRGADVAFVEQEAENATTNGTVIGPGRAAYTLPAEASGRKAVSLEPGEHVEFTLPRAANAITVRYSIPDAPNGGGITAPLDVAVNGKKRSTMTLTSQYAWLYNQYPFSNDPSAGLLHPDWWITECSCVPSETTPAPVIAKPYRPSHFYDEQRLLLGRTYRAGDTVRLTVPAGSRAAWTAIDLLDSELVGLPRVELLAANVRAFGADPTGRRDSATAIDKAIAVARRTHLKVYIPPGTYQVNRHIVVDDVTIVGAGNWYTKIKGRETALATPAPDGSVHTGVGFYGKDAAGGGSRNVHLSGFAIEGDVRERIDTDQVSGIGGALSDSTIEGLHISHTKVGMWFDGPMSNLRITGNIIVDQIADAINFHTGVTGSRVAHTFVRNSGDDGLAMWSEKTANARNTFDHNTVQTPVLANGIAIYGGTDNTVSNNLVADPIREGSALHIGSRFGAEPFAGKLNLTANTTVRSGTYELNWNIGLGALWIFALDKSIDADIRVTGNNFLDSTYNAIMLVSDWGVKNQYVIKGVRFKDLKVDGTGTSVVSARAAGGATFENVDARNVGAVGVNNCGSFNFPATGSEFALTDLGGNDGGWLAPWLLPNTITCDDRPEVVPPPAPGSW from the coding sequence GTGATCCCCGGGGGCCGACGTCGTGCGTGCACCCCTCGTACGGGATCCACCTCTGCCGCCACCCCCGCGGTGACCCGGGCCGCCCTCGATCCGGCGCTCGTGGCCGGCCGGGGCGCGGATGTGGCCTTCGTCGAGCAGGAGGCCGAGAACGCCACGACCAACGGCACGGTCATCGGCCCCGGCCGCGCCGCGTACACGCTGCCCGCCGAGGCGTCCGGCCGTAAGGCGGTCAGCCTGGAGCCGGGCGAGCACGTCGAGTTCACGCTGCCGCGCGCGGCGAACGCGATCACCGTGCGGTACAGCATCCCGGACGCCCCGAACGGCGGCGGGATCACCGCACCGCTCGATGTCGCGGTGAACGGCAAGAAGCGCTCCACGATGACGCTGACCTCGCAGTACGCGTGGCTGTACAACCAGTACCCGTTCTCCAACGACCCGTCCGCGGGGCTGCTCCACCCCGACTGGTGGATCACCGAGTGCTCCTGCGTGCCCAGCGAGACGACCCCGGCCCCGGTCATCGCGAAGCCGTACCGGCCCAGCCACTTCTACGACGAGCAGCGCCTCCTGCTGGGCCGTACGTACCGTGCGGGCGACACCGTACGGCTCACCGTCCCGGCCGGCAGCCGGGCCGCGTGGACGGCCATCGACCTGCTGGACTCGGAGCTGGTCGGCCTCCCGCGCGTCGAGCTGCTCGCCGCCAACGTCCGCGCGTTCGGGGCCGATCCGACCGGTCGGCGCGACTCGGCGACCGCGATCGACAAGGCCATCGCGGTCGCCCGGCGCACCCACCTCAAGGTGTACATCCCGCCGGGCACGTACCAGGTCAACCGGCACATCGTCGTGGACGACGTCACGATCGTCGGTGCCGGCAACTGGTACACGAAGATCAAGGGCCGCGAGACGGCACTCGCCACCCCGGCCCCCGACGGCTCGGTCCACACCGGCGTCGGCTTCTACGGCAAGGACGCGGCGGGCGGCGGCAGCCGCAACGTCCATCTGTCCGGCTTCGCCATCGAGGGCGACGTACGCGAACGCATCGACACCGACCAGGTCAGCGGCATCGGCGGCGCACTGAGCGACTCGACCATCGAGGGCCTGCACATCAGCCACACCAAGGTCGGCATGTGGTTCGACGGCCCGATGTCGAACCTGCGGATCACCGGCAACATCATCGTCGACCAGATCGCCGACGCCATCAACTTCCATACCGGCGTGACCGGTTCACGGGTCGCCCACACCTTCGTACGCAACTCCGGCGACGACGGCCTCGCGATGTGGTCGGAGAAGACGGCGAACGCCCGCAACACCTTCGACCACAACACCGTCCAGACCCCGGTCCTCGCCAACGGCATCGCGATCTACGGCGGCACCGACAACACCGTCTCGAACAACCTGGTCGCCGACCCGATCCGCGAGGGCAGCGCGCTGCACATCGGCTCCCGCTTCGGCGCCGAGCCCTTCGCCGGGAAGCTGAACCTGACGGCCAACACGACGGTCCGCTCCGGTACGTACGAACTCAACTGGAACATCGGCCTCGGCGCCCTGTGGATCTTCGCCCTCGACAAGAGCATCGACGCGGACATCAGGGTCACCGGCAACAACTTCCTCGACAGCACCTACAACGCGATCATGCTGGTCTCCGACTGGGGTGTGAAGAACCAGTACGTCATCAAGGGCGTCCGCTTCAAGGACCTCAAGGTCGACGGCACGGGCACCTCGGTGGTGAGCGCCCGCGCGGCGGGCGGCGCGACGTTCGAGAACGTGGACGCGCGAAACGTGGGCGCGGTGGGCGTCAACAACTGCGGCTCGTTCAACTTCCCCGCGACGGGATCGGAGTTCGCACTCACGGACCTGGGCGGCAACGACGGCGGCTGGCTGGCTCCCTGGCTGCTCCCCAACACGATCACCTGCGACGACCGCCCGGAGGTCGTCCCGCCGCCCGCACCGGGAAGTTGGTGA
- a CDS encoding VOC family protein, with amino-acid sequence MSTIQPVIVTTDLDVLIGFYTKLFGAEEIFRVPAKGPVFYLGLRIGDTDLGLVAKKDPGTGDASRILLSIAVDDVDETLGRVEALGGSVGGDPKDMPWGQRVAHIQDPDGNAVNLTQPVPAG; translated from the coding sequence ATGTCCACCATTCAGCCAGTGATCGTGACCACCGACCTTGACGTTCTGATCGGCTTCTATACGAAATTGTTCGGCGCTGAGGAGATCTTCCGGGTACCGGCGAAGGGCCCGGTCTTCTACCTCGGCTTGCGCATCGGCGACACCGACCTCGGGCTGGTGGCCAAGAAGGACCCGGGGACCGGGGATGCGTCGCGGATCCTGCTCAGCATCGCTGTCGACGACGTCGACGAGACGCTCGGCCGGGTGGAGGCCCTGGGCGGGTCGGTCGGCGGCGACCCCAAGGACATGCCGTGGGGACAGCGCGTCGCCCACATCCAGGACCCCGACGGCAACGCGGTGAACCTCACTCAGCCGGTCCCGGCCGGGTGA
- a CDS encoding VOC family protein produces MRIHLASVFVDDQEKALRFYTDVLGFVKKNDVPVGADRWLTVVSPEDPDGTELLLEPDGHPAAKPYKTALVKDSIPATSFAVDDVQAEFDRLRGLGVRFTQEPMEMGPVTTAVLDDTCGNLIQLTHMRA; encoded by the coding sequence ATGCGGATCCACCTGGCCAGCGTCTTCGTCGACGACCAGGAGAAGGCCCTGCGCTTCTATACGGACGTGCTGGGCTTCGTGAAGAAGAACGATGTCCCGGTCGGTGCGGACCGGTGGCTGACCGTGGTCTCGCCGGAGGACCCCGACGGGACCGAACTGCTGCTGGAACCCGACGGCCACCCCGCGGCGAAGCCGTACAAGACGGCGCTGGTCAAGGACAGCATCCCGGCCACCTCCTTCGCCGTGGACGACGTGCAGGCGGAGTTCGACCGGCTGCGCGGGCTCGGGGTGCGCTTCACGCAGGAGCCGATGGAGATGGGCCCGGTCACCACTGCGGTTCTGGACGACACCTGCGGCAACCTGATCCAGCTCACGCACATGCGCGCTTGA
- a CDS encoding cold-shock protein, producing MAQGTVKWFNAEKGYGFIAVDGGADVFVHYSAIQMDGYRTLEEGQRVEFEISQGQKGPQADMVKLAVG from the coding sequence ATGGCTCAGGGCACCGTCAAGTGGTTCAACGCGGAGAAGGGGTACGGCTTCATCGCGGTCGACGGTGGTGCGGATGTTTTCGTCCACTACAGCGCGATCCAGATGGACGGATACCGCACCCTCGAAGAGGGTCAGCGAGTTGAATTCGAGATCTCGCAGGGCCAGAAGGGGCCGCAGGCGGACATGGTCAAGCTCGCTGTCGGCTGA
- the thrC gene encoding threonine synthase, producing MAVETVAANTESSVDLGPAAALSCRECGERFELGPLFACATCFGPLEVAYDLPSGSPDELKKRIEAGPDNIWRYAPLLPVPADVADKPNINPGFTKLVKADNLARELGVTGGLYVKDDSGNPTHSFKDRVVAIAVEAARAFGFTTLSCSSTGNLAGAVGAAAARAGLRSCVFIPHDLEQGKVVMAAVYGGELVGIEGNYDDVNRFCSELIGDPLGEGWGFVNVNLRPYYGEGSKTLAYEICEQLGWRLPDQIVIPVASGSQLTKVDKGLQELIKLGLVEDKPYKIFGAQAEGCSPVSVAFKAGHDVVRPQKPNTIAKSLAIGNPADGPYVLDIARRTGGAVEDVNDEQVVDAIKLLARTEGIFAETAGGVTVGVTRKLIEAGLLDPSLTTVVLNTGDGLKTLDAVAATSQATATIRPSLDAFRAAGLGNS from the coding sequence ATGGCTGTTGAGACTGTTGCAGCAAACACCGAATCTTCTGTGGACCTTGGTCCCGCCGCGGCGCTTTCCTGCCGCGAATGCGGAGAGCGATTCGAGCTCGGTCCCCTTTTCGCCTGTGCGACCTGTTTCGGGCCGCTCGAAGTGGCGTACGACCTGCCGAGCGGCTCCCCGGACGAGCTGAAGAAGCGCATCGAGGCCGGCCCCGACAACATCTGGCGCTACGCGCCGCTGCTGCCGGTCCCCGCCGATGTCGCGGACAAGCCCAACATCAACCCCGGCTTCACCAAGCTGGTCAAGGCCGACAACCTCGCCCGTGAACTGGGTGTCACCGGCGGCCTGTACGTCAAGGACGACTCGGGCAACCCGACGCACTCCTTCAAGGACCGTGTCGTCGCGATCGCCGTCGAGGCCGCCCGCGCCTTCGGTTTCACCACGCTCTCCTGCTCCTCCACCGGCAACCTCGCCGGTGCGGTGGGCGCCGCCGCCGCCCGCGCCGGCCTGCGGTCCTGTGTGTTCATCCCGCACGACCTGGAGCAGGGCAAGGTCGTCATGGCCGCGGTGTACGGCGGTGAGCTGGTCGGCATCGAGGGCAACTACGACGACGTCAACCGCTTCTGCTCGGAGCTCATCGGCGACCCGCTCGGCGAGGGCTGGGGCTTCGTCAACGTCAACCTGCGCCCGTACTACGGCGAGGGCTCCAAGACGCTCGCGTACGAGATCTGCGAGCAGCTCGGCTGGCGGCTGCCCGACCAGATCGTCATCCCGGTCGCGTCCGGCTCGCAGCTCACGAAGGTCGACAAGGGCCTCCAGGAGCTGATCAAGCTCGGCCTGGTCGAGGACAAGCCGTACAAGATCTTCGGAGCCCAGGCGGAGGGCTGCTCCCCGGTCTCCGTCGCCTTCAAGGCCGGTCACGACGTGGTGCGCCCGCAGAAGCCGAACACGATCGCCAAGTCCCTGGCGATCGGCAACCCGGCCGACGGCCCGTACGTCCTGGACATCGCCCGCCGCACCGGCGGCGCCGTCGAGGACGTCAACGACGAGCAGGTCGTCGACGCGATCAAGCTCCTGGCGCGTACCGAGGGCATCTTCGCCGAGACCGCGGGCGGGGTGACGGTCGGTGTGACGCGGAAGCTGATCGAGGCCGGTCTGCTCGACCCGTCGCTCACCACCGTCGTCCTGAACACGGGTGACGGCCTCAAGACGCTGGACGCGGTGGCCGCCACCTCGCAGGCGACGGCGACGATCCGCCCGAGCCTGGACGCCTTCCGCGCCGCCGGCCTCGGCAACAGCTGA
- a CDS encoding ricin-type beta-trefoil lectin domain protein → MSVVLLFLVLGRPAGMSENRAVALLDGPGASGGKSGAQVCGRTMVGVAHEDDDLLFVNPEMQRAMGPQCAFSTVYLTAGDAGRSYAGGDYVQEREEGVRAAYAEMAGVPDRWTRHDVHVGNRTIASYTLNGKTGVRLSFLRLPDGNPVGSGYPRHAHQSLLKLFRGEIRDIRPVDGAQSYTERQLIDSLTALARQDGIRRVLTLDYDNTSFGHTYTPGADHSDHGVAARYFRRVAFGLPDSPRIGVTGYLGYDMSRLPENLGPILARQKDAIFQSYRRGAGCESKACPPGHYMGGKYLEWARREYSLKPPTSGPGEIVSAIGRANGAGRHELCLGSVGDAKGSPEAMEVGTSDCIGRADQSWRINAGTIESKGARLCLTADSRRVTLLTCDGRPHQEWRQGKDGRIQSAVMQSGGGRPSGGQSGGDEPGGSCLFQDDLAVRHPRLLLRPCSPLRPELSWYGGSALPAA, encoded by the coding sequence GTGAGTGTTGTTCTTCTCTTCCTGGTTCTCGGCCGGCCCGCCGGAATGTCCGAGAACCGTGCCGTCGCGCTCCTCGACGGACCCGGCGCATCCGGCGGGAAGAGCGGCGCCCAAGTCTGTGGGCGCACGATGGTGGGCGTGGCACACGAGGACGACGACCTGTTGTTCGTCAATCCGGAGATGCAGCGGGCGATGGGTCCGCAATGTGCGTTCAGCACCGTCTACCTGACCGCCGGGGACGCCGGCCGGTCCTACGCCGGGGGCGACTACGTACAGGAGAGGGAGGAAGGCGTCCGAGCGGCCTACGCGGAGATGGCGGGCGTCCCGGACCGCTGGACACGGCATGACGTCCACGTGGGGAACCGCACCATCGCCTCGTACACCTTGAACGGCAAGACCGGTGTGCGGCTTTCCTTCCTCAGACTTCCTGATGGCAACCCCGTCGGCAGCGGATATCCGAGGCACGCCCACCAGAGCCTGCTGAAACTCTTCCGTGGCGAGATCAGGGACATTCGGCCGGTGGACGGGGCGCAGAGCTACACGGAGCGGCAGCTCATCGATTCCCTCACCGCGCTCGCCCGGCAGGACGGCATCAGGCGCGTGCTGACCCTGGACTACGACAACACGTCCTTCGGGCACACGTACACGCCGGGGGCCGATCACAGCGACCACGGAGTGGCCGCCAGGTACTTCCGGCGCGTCGCGTTCGGCCTCCCGGACAGCCCCCGGATCGGGGTGACGGGATATCTCGGATACGACATGTCCCGCCTCCCCGAAAACCTGGGCCCGATCCTGGCCCGTCAGAAGGACGCGATCTTCCAGTCCTATCGGCGCGGCGCGGGGTGCGAGTCCAAGGCGTGCCCGCCCGGCCACTACATGGGCGGGAAGTACCTGGAGTGGGCGCGCCGGGAGTACTCCCTGAAGCCGCCGACGTCCGGGCCGGGAGAGATCGTGTCGGCGATCGGCCGCGCGAACGGAGCGGGACGGCACGAGCTCTGCCTCGGTTCGGTGGGTGACGCGAAAGGCTCACCCGAGGCCATGGAAGTAGGCACATCCGACTGCATTGGCAGGGCCGACCAGTCGTGGCGCATCAACGCCGGAACCATCGAGTCGAAGGGCGCGCGACTGTGCCTCACCGCGGACTCCCGGCGGGTCACCCTGCTGACGTGTGACGGCCGTCCGCACCAGGAATGGCGCCAGGGCAAGGACGGCAGAATCCAGTCCGCAGTAATGCAGTCGGGCGGAGGCCGCCCGAGCGGAGGCCAGTCGGGCGGAGACGAACCAGGTGGAAGCTGTCTGTTCCAGGACGACTTGGCGGTCCGGCACCCGAGGCTGCTCCTGAGGCCGTGCTCTCCGCTCCGGCCGGAGCTGAGCTGGTACGGAGGAAGCGCGCTGCCTGCCGCGTAG
- a CDS encoding DUF664 domain-containing protein produces MARMSDQPARWSQATVYPDMWADPDDDPRNSEGTSPDGELPTLQDFMKDYRLTLRMKCEGLDAEQLARRPVPPSTMSLLGLVRHLAEVERDWRNWISDGEPLPKLYGKRDADFAGAVADRTVVESAYADLAREQAATDAALAAHPDLGTRLGKDGIAVRELMVHRIEEYARHCGHADLLRECVDGRVGQ; encoded by the coding sequence ATGGCACGCATGAGCGACCAACCCGCACGTTGGAGCCAGGCGACCGTCTACCCCGACATGTGGGCCGACCCCGACGACGACCCCCGCAACAGCGAGGGAACCAGCCCGGACGGCGAACTCCCCACGCTCCAGGACTTCATGAAGGACTACCGCCTGACCCTGCGGATGAAGTGCGAGGGCCTGGACGCGGAACAGCTGGCCCGTCGGCCGGTTCCGCCGTCGACGATGTCGCTGCTCGGCCTCGTCCGGCACCTCGCCGAGGTGGAACGGGACTGGCGCAACTGGATCAGCGACGGCGAACCGCTGCCGAAGCTGTACGGCAAGCGCGACGCGGACTTCGCCGGCGCCGTCGCCGACCGGACCGTGGTCGAGTCCGCGTACGCCGACCTGGCCCGCGAGCAGGCCGCGACGGACGCGGCACTGGCCGCCCACCCGGACCTGGGTACACGCCTGGGCAAGGACGGCATCGCGGTACGGGAGTTGATGGTGCACCGGATCGAGGAGTACGCCCGTCACTGCGGCCACGCCGACCTGCTGCGCGAGTGCGTCGACGGACGCGTGGGCCAGTAG
- a CDS encoding MoaD/ThiS family protein: MSVKVRIPTILRTYTGGQAEVPAEGATLSQVIASLEDNHPGIAARVLDDQGKLRRFVNVYVNDDDVRFEGGLEAVTPDGAGISIIPAVAGGC; the protein is encoded by the coding sequence ATGAGCGTCAAGGTCCGTATCCCCACCATCCTCCGCACCTACACGGGCGGCCAGGCCGAGGTCCCGGCCGAGGGCGCGACCCTCTCCCAGGTCATCGCGTCCCTGGAGGACAACCACCCGGGCATCGCCGCCCGCGTCCTGGACGACCAGGGCAAGCTGCGCCGCTTCGTGAACGTGTACGTCAACGACGACGACGTGCGCTTCGAGGGCGGCCTGGAAGCGGTCACCCCGGACGGCGCCGGCATCTCGATCATCCCGGCCGTCGCCGGCGGCTGCTGA
- a CDS encoding DUF397 domain-containing protein — MKLSDSDYDLTTAIWHKSSYSGGSGGDCVEVATWRKSSYSGASGGDCLEVGSWRKSTHSGGDGDCLEVLDGVPEVVPVRDSKVSDGPALMFRAGAWQSFVTDLKRACA; from the coding sequence ATGAAGTTGAGCGATTCTGACTACGACCTGACCACGGCGATCTGGCACAAGTCCTCATACAGCGGAGGAAGTGGCGGTGACTGCGTGGAGGTCGCGACCTGGCGCAAGTCCTCGTACAGCGGCGCGAGCGGCGGTGACTGTCTGGAGGTCGGCAGCTGGCGCAAGTCCACACACAGCGGCGGCGACGGCGACTGCCTGGAAGTCCTCGACGGTGTCCCCGAGGTCGTCCCCGTCCGCGACTCCAAGGTGAGCGACGGCCCGGCGCTGATGTTCCGTGCAGGCGCCTGGCAGTCGTTCGTCACCGATCTCAAGCGCGCATGTGCGTGA
- the groL gene encoding chaperonin GroEL (60 kDa chaperone family; promotes refolding of misfolded polypeptides especially under stressful conditions; forms two stacked rings of heptamers to form a barrel-shaped 14mer; ends can be capped by GroES; misfolded proteins enter the barrel where they are refolded when GroES binds), whose translation MAKIIAFDEEARRGLERGMNQLADAVKVTLGPKGRNVVLEKKWGAPTITNDGVSIAKEIELEDPYEKIGAELVKEVAKKTDDVAGDGTTTATVLAQALVREGLRNVAAGANPMALKRGIEKAVEAVSAALLEQAKDVETKEQIASTASISAADTQIGELIAEAMDKVGKEGVITVEESQTFGLELELTEGMRFDKGYISAYFATDMERMESSLDDPYILIVNSKISNVKDLLPLLEKVMQSGKPLLIIAEDVEGEALSTLVVNKIRGTFKSVAVKAPGFGDRRKAMLGDIAILTGGTVISEEVGLKLENAGLDLLGRARKVVITKDETTIVDGAGDSDQVQGRVNQIRAEIENSDSDYDREKLQERLAKLAGGVAVIKAGAATEVELKERKHRIEDAVRNAKAAVEEGIVAGGGVALLQASAVFEKLDLSGDEATGANAVKLALEAPLKQIAVNGGLEGGVVVEKVRNLPIGHGLNAATGEYVDMIAEGILDPAKVTRSALQNAASIAALFLTTEAVIADKPEKAAAGGAPGGMPGGDMDF comes from the coding sequence ATGGCCAAGATCATCGCGTTCGACGAGGAGGCCCGGCGCGGTCTTGAGCGCGGCATGAACCAGCTCGCCGACGCCGTCAAGGTCACCCTCGGCCCCAAGGGCCGCAACGTCGTCCTTGAGAAGAAGTGGGGCGCCCCCACGATCACCAACGATGGTGTTTCCATCGCCAAGGAGATCGAGCTGGAGGACCCGTACGAGAAGATCGGTGCGGAGCTGGTCAAGGAGGTCGCCAAGAAGACGGACGACGTCGCCGGCGACGGTACGACCACCGCCACCGTTCTCGCTCAGGCGCTCGTCCGCGAGGGCCTGCGCAACGTGGCCGCGGGTGCGAACCCGATGGCTCTCAAGCGGGGCATCGAGAAGGCCGTCGAGGCCGTCTCCGCCGCCCTCCTGGAGCAGGCCAAGGACGTGGAGACCAAGGAGCAGATCGCTTCGACCGCCTCCATCTCCGCCGCTGACACCCAGATCGGCGAGCTCATCGCCGAGGCCATGGACAAGGTCGGCAAGGAAGGCGTCATCACCGTCGAGGAGTCCCAGACCTTCGGTCTGGAGCTCGAGCTCACCGAGGGTATGCGCTTCGACAAGGGCTACATCTCGGCGTACTTCGCCACGGACATGGAGCGCATGGAGTCGTCCCTGGACGACCCGTACATCCTGATCGTGAACTCGAAGATCAGCAACGTGAAGGACCTCCTTCCGCTGCTGGAGAAGGTCATGCAGTCCGGCAAGCCGCTGCTGATCATCGCCGAGGACGTCGAGGGCGAGGCCCTGTCGACCCTGGTCGTCAACAAGATCCGTGGCACCTTCAAGTCCGTCGCCGTCAAGGCTCCGGGCTTCGGTGACCGCCGCAAGGCCATGCTCGGCGACATCGCCATCCTCACCGGTGGCACCGTCATCTCCGAGGAGGTCGGCCTCAAGCTGGAGAACGCCGGTCTCGACCTGCTCGGCCGCGCCCGCAAGGTCGTCATCACCAAGGACGAGACGACGATCGTCGACGGCGCCGGTGACAGCGACCAGGTTCAGGGTCGCGTCAACCAGATCCGTGCCGAGATCGAGAACTCCGACTCGGACTACGACCGCGAGAAGCTCCAGGAGCGCCTCGCGAAGCTGGCCGGCGGCGTGGCCGTCATCAAGGCCGGTGCCGCGACCGAGGTCGAGCTCAAGGAGCGCAAGCACCGCATCGAGGACGCGGTGCGCAACGCCAAGGCCGCCGTCGAGGAGGGCATCGTCGCCGGTGGTGGCGTGGCTCTGCTCCAGGCCTCGGCCGTCTTCGAGAAGCTGGACCTCTCGGGTGACGAGGCGACCGGCGCCAACGCCGTCAAGCTGGCGCTGGAGGCCCCGCTCAAGCAGATCGCCGTCAACGGTGGTCTCGAGGGTGGAGTCGTCGTCGAGAAGGTGCGCAACCTGCCGATCGGTCACGGCCTCAACGCCGCGACCGGCGAGTACGTCGACATGATCGCCGAGGGCATTCTCGACCCGGCGAAGGTCACGCGCTCCGCCCTGCAGAACGCCGCGTCCATCGCCGCGCTCTTCCTCACCACCGAGGCCGTCATCGCCGACAAGCCGGAGAAGGCCGCTGCCGGCGGCGCTCCGGGCGGCATGCCGGGCGGTGACATGGACTTCTGA
- a CDS encoding RICIN domain-containing protein: MRIRSILSPVASAVAVVALATPSQAVDNGLYRIHSAQDGKCLKNSEGYIGGELGDCGPNAGWRLVNLSNGTVQIREANDENRCLALSPLKIFPPNVFDDRCGNSPDQWVIDGPSDSRLVVLRLGDAPYMGTLTPNGDRAVLAGQGRPEWFLERLG, from the coding sequence GTGCGTATCCGCTCGATCCTTTCGCCGGTCGCGTCCGCCGTCGCCGTTGTCGCGCTCGCCACCCCCTCCCAGGCCGTCGACAACGGTCTCTACCGCATCCACAGCGCCCAGGACGGCAAGTGTCTGAAGAACAGCGAGGGCTACATCGGTGGAGAGCTCGGTGACTGCGGACCCAACGCCGGATGGCGTCTCGTCAACCTGTCGAACGGCACGGTGCAGATCCGCGAGGCGAACGACGAGAACCGCTGCCTCGCACTCTCGCCGTTGAAGATCTTCCCTCCGAACGTGTTCGACGACCGGTGCGGCAACTCCCCGGACCAGTGGGTGATCGATGGTCCCTCCGACAGCCGCCTTGTTGTCCTGAGGCTGGGGGACGCCCCGTACATGGGCACGCTCACCCCGAACGGTGACCGGGCCGTGCTGGCCGGGCAGGGCCGTCCCGAGTGGTTCCTGGAGCGGCTCGGCTAG
- a CDS encoding DUF6056 family protein, which yields MPRAVPWAYVLCLFPLGLLAVAAYFARWVRPSGDEWCFLPVIRDHGFSGMVRKFYIDDNGRVMNGVLVWLYGRSGVSGQQWFAPLSAVFVLGVLWAVLALALRRAVMTVPRGIPLCVASMVAVVFLLGSPNTYKTFYWPAASVSHTLPPVLACAAVIPFLLARSRRGTAVALGIGVIIGLCVGTLSEQTTIVVLVVLFAALVMTFWTAGEQRRRRLRVGFAVGMAATVAGALILVTSPGSRHRRSRGAAKDTSLIAPESLAGAARSFGHIMIDTFSSWHYLGAIAAGVLLGLVMRGPGGARPGPPRRPVLLVCAGAVTFLVAGCLAALLAYPVFHAGVATSTRLWNDFLFLYVVLLTGLGTLLGQALQGVRLHRTHAGALRLAAATVCAAVCVGLAPPLVELGDQMRTRAHNWDRQDAWLRARVAQGARVLPYAPLPIAKMTEPFNNGRRSWTTTCVARYYRLKQVEYTPLVP from the coding sequence GTGCCACGGGCCGTGCCATGGGCGTACGTCCTCTGCCTGTTCCCGTTGGGGCTCCTCGCGGTCGCCGCGTACTTCGCCCGCTGGGTGCGCCCGAGCGGCGACGAGTGGTGCTTCCTGCCGGTCATCCGGGATCACGGATTCTCCGGGATGGTCAGGAAGTTCTACATCGACGACAACGGGCGCGTCATGAACGGCGTGCTGGTCTGGCTCTACGGCAGGTCCGGTGTGTCGGGGCAGCAGTGGTTCGCCCCGCTCAGCGCCGTGTTCGTGCTGGGGGTCCTGTGGGCGGTGCTCGCGCTGGCCCTGCGCAGGGCGGTCATGACGGTGCCGCGCGGGATCCCGCTGTGTGTGGCGTCCATGGTGGCGGTGGTGTTCCTGCTGGGGTCACCCAACACGTACAAGACGTTCTACTGGCCCGCCGCGTCCGTCTCGCACACACTGCCCCCGGTGCTCGCCTGCGCGGCGGTGATTCCGTTCCTGCTCGCGCGTTCGCGCCGGGGGACGGCGGTAGCGCTGGGCATCGGCGTGATCATCGGCCTCTGCGTCGGGACGCTGTCGGAGCAGACCACGATCGTCGTGCTGGTGGTGCTGTTCGCCGCACTGGTCATGACCTTCTGGACGGCGGGCGAACAGCGGCGCCGCCGGCTGCGGGTCGGGTTCGCGGTGGGTATGGCCGCGACGGTGGCCGGGGCGCTGATCCTGGTGACGTCACCCGGGTCTCGGCACCGCAGGAGCCGGGGTGCGGCGAAGGACACCTCGCTGATCGCTCCGGAATCGCTGGCCGGGGCCGCCCGGAGCTTCGGGCACATCATGATCGACACGTTCTCCTCATGGCATTACCTGGGGGCGATCGCGGCCGGTGTCCTGCTCGGCCTGGTGATGCGCGGCCCCGGCGGCGCCAGGCCGGGGCCGCCACGCCGCCCGGTGCTGCTGGTGTGCGCCGGAGCGGTCACGTTCCTGGTGGCCGGCTGTCTCGCCGCGCTCCTCGCGTATCCCGTCTTCCACGCCGGGGTGGCGACCTCCACCCGGCTCTGGAACGACTTCCTCTTCCTGTACGTCGTCCTGCTCACCGGTCTCGGCACGCTGCTGGGGCAGGCGCTCCAGGGAGTCCGGCTGCACCGGACGCACGCCGGCGCACTGCGGCTGGCCGCCGCGACGGTGTGCGCCGCCGTGTGCGTCGGGCTCGCGCCCCCGCTCGTCGAGCTGGGCGACCAGATGCGGACGCGGGCGCACAACTGGGACCGCCAGGACGCCTGGCTGCGCGCCCGGGTGGCACAGGGGGCGCGGGTCCTGCCGTACGCGCCGTTGCCCATCGCCAAGATGACGGAACCGTTCAACAACGGGCGAAGAAGCTGGACAACGACGTGCGTGGCCCGCTACTACCGCCTGAAACAGGTGGAATACACCCCGCTGGTGCCCTGA